From Polyodon spathula isolate WHYD16114869_AA chromosome 26, ASM1765450v1, whole genome shotgun sequence, one genomic window encodes:
- the LOC121301012 gene encoding LOW QUALITY PROTEIN: phosphatidylinositol N-acetylglucosaminyltransferase subunit Q-like (The sequence of the model RefSeq protein was modified relative to this genomic sequence to represent the inferred CDS: inserted 2 bases in 1 codon) — MVLKVFFPQCCNAADSGLLIGRWLPGHNSAVVLAVIHFPFIPGQVKQYLNQLQSLTQMDLTVLGSWCKPSEDQESVQSFLKDLSTIFPHGRWLHLSSEIGKKRFSCQVNSRGSKVIESDDKEDKGDQVICIHYDQCKVMLSQLHPAXREGFSTPQTELSELRLVFQTVSQSQALFYIDKYDEGPFKLTHWQSEGREGSIIVELSKQASVPVCLVLTWLLSVWYWVCKSRILNLWPMRFVSSKLSSCIQLSHRTEHLQVISVPRKAEDHTEFMRKANIFVSFLVDVALGLLLISWLYRENRIGRLANTLVPVADRIAEELQELLKWLMGAPAGLKMNRALDQVLGRFFLYHIHLWISYIHLLSPFIGMILWYVGLSACLGLTFALSVLSDIVALLTFHIYCFYVYGARLYCLKVYGLSSLWRLFRGKKWNVLRQRVDSCSYDLDQLFIGTLLFTILLFLLPTTALYYLVFTLLRLLVVLFQGLLHLCVDFINSFPLFAMGLRICRSYRLAAGVKFRVLEQEPERPLHLLMEINPLTYSAVLQWYRTLTYSCYPKDSWGALCKKLFIGELIYPWKHKNIKTD; from the exons ATGGTGCTGAAGGTCTTCTTCCCCCAGTGTTGCAACGCGGCAGACAGCGGACTCCTGATCGGCCGATGGCTTCCAGGACATAACTCTGCCGTTGTGCTGGCTGTGATCCACTTCCCCTTCATCCCTGGCCAGGTAAAGCAGTATCTGAACCAGCTCCAGAGTCTGACCCAGATGGACCTGACTGTACTGGGCTCCTGGTGCAAGCCTTCAGAGGACCAGGAGAGTGTACAGAGTTTTTTGAAGGATCTGAGCACCATTTTCCCGCATGGACGCTGGCTCCATCTGAGCAGTGAGATAGGAAAGAAGCGCTTCAGCTGCCAGGTGAACTCCCGAGGCAGCAAGGTGATCGAGTCTGATGATAAGGAGGACAAGGGTGATCAGGTGATCTGTATCCACTATGATCAGTGCAAGGTCATGCTGTCCCAGCTGCACCCGGC CAGGGAGGGATTCTCAACCCCCCAGACAGAGCTGTCCGAGCTCAGGCTGGTCTTCCAGACTGTATCCCAGAGCCAGGCACTCTTCTACATAGATAAGTATGATGAAGGGCCATTCAAGCTCACCCACTGGCAGTCAGAGGGCAGAGAGGGCAGTATTATAGTGGAGCTGTCGAAGCAAGCCTCTGTGCCAGTGTGTCTGGTACTCACATGGTTGCTGTCTGTCTGGTACTGGGTGTGCAAAAGCAG GATCCTGAACCTGTGGCCAATGCGTTTTGTGTCCAGTAAATTGTCTTCCTGCATCCAGCTGAGTCATCGGACAGAGCACCTGCAGGTGATCAGCGTCCCCAGGAAGGCAGAGGACCACACAGAGTTCATGAG GAAGGCGAATATCTTCGTTTCGTTCCTGGTCGATGTGGCTCTGGGGCTCCTACTCATCTCCTGGCTCTACAGAGAGAATCGAATTGGGCGGCTTGCCAACACTCTGGTTCCTGTTGCTGAT CGCATCGCAGAGGAGCTTCAGGAGCTGCTAAAGTGGTTGATGGGAGCCCCGGCTGGGCTGAAGATGAATCGGGCTTTGGACCAGGTGCTGGGGAGATTCTTCCTGTACCACATCCATCTGTGGATTA GTTATATTCACCTGCTCTCCCCTTTCATTGGGATGATCTTGTGGTACGTGGGCCTCTCTGCATGCCTGGGGCTCACTTTTGCACTCTCTGTCCTCTCTGATATTGTTGCCTTGCTGACATTCCACATTTACTGCTTCTACGTCTATGGAGCCAG ACTCTACTGTCTAAAGGTCTATGGACTATCCTCTCTGTGGCGGCTGTTTCGTGGAAAGAAATGGAATGTACTGAGGCAACGTGTGGACTCCTGTTCTTATGACCTGGACCAG cTGTTCATTGGGACTCTGCTGTTCACCATTCTCCTGTTCCTATTGCCAACCACAGCGCTGTATTACCTGGTCTTCACTCTG CTCCGCCTGCTGGTGGTGTTGTTCCAGGGTCTGCTTCACCTTTGTGTGGATTTTATTAACTCATTCCCTCTGTTCGCTATGGGGCTCAGGATCTGCAGATCCTATAGACTGGCAG CTGGAGTAAAGTTTCGTGTGTTGGAACAAGAGCCAGAGAGGCCACTTCACTTACTTATGGAG ATTAATCCCTTGACGTACAGCGCAGTGCTGCAGTGGTACAGGACACTGACTTACAGCTGCTACCCAAAGGACTCCTGGGGGGCGCTGTGCAAGAAACTGTTCATTGGGGAGCTCATTTACCCCTGGAAACACAAGAACATCAAAACAGACTGA
- the alg1 gene encoding chitobiosyldiphosphodolichol beta-mannosyltransferase, whose product MADRGFFTVPVLVLLLAAGFVCGYSLTRTGLVWLVPLVVALALLCVRARLGSNASSLNACVLVLGDIGRSPRMQYHSLSLSKHGYSVTLVGFLGTKPHRVVLDNEKIKIVPISDVQGLTVGPTIFRYVAKVILQSLQLFYVLQKIDLPSYVLMQNPPGLPSIAVTWAVCVVRGSKFIIDWHNYGYTIMGLTHGENHPIVQIAKWYEKFFGRFSNHNLCVTNAMKEDLQKNWSIKATTLYDKPPSIFKEAILDDQHRLYVKLAKDHSLFRREPVGDPTEERTAFTELDQSTRTARHITHRPALLLSSTSWTEDEDFSILLKALEDYEQFINNGATLPSLVCVITGRGPLKEYYKTQINKMHFKHVQICTPWLEAEDYPVLLGSADLGVCLHKSSSGLDLPMKVVDMFGCCLPVCAIHFKCLHELVKHEVNGLIFKDSQELAEQLKTLLADFPSTHSKLSTFRRNLRESRQLRWDESWDQTILPLLTADA is encoded by the exons ATGGCCGATCGGGGATTTTTCACTGTTCCCGTTTTAGTTTTGTTGTTGGCGGCGGGGTTTGTATGCGGTTATTCGCTAACCCGAACCGGGTTGGTGTGGTTAGTTCCCCTCGTCGTTGCCCTCGCATTGTTGTGTGTGAGAGCACGACTGGGGTCCAACGCGAGCAGTCTCAACGCCTGTGTGCTGGTTCTGGGAGACATCGGACGCAGCCCCAGAATGCAGTACCATTCTCTGTCCCTCAGCAAGCACGGATATAGCGTAACATTAGTTGGCTTTCTTG GTACAAAGCCTCACCGTGTTGTGCTTGACAATGAGAAGATCAAAATCGTCCCAATTTCAGATGTTCAAGGGCTAACAG TCGGGCCAACGATTTTCCGCTACGTTGCAAAGGTTATTCTGCAATCGCTGCAGCTGTTTTATGTGCTGCAGAAGATTGATCTCCCATCCTATGTTCTCATGCAG AACCCTCCAGGCCTGCCCAGTATAGCTGTAACATGGGCTGTCTGTGTGGTACGGGGCAGCAAGTTCATTATTGACTGGCACAACTATGGGTACACTATTATGGGACTCACTCATGGAGAGAATCACCCCATTGTACAGATTGCAAAGTG GTATGAAAAGTTTTTTGGAAGGTTTTCTAATCACAACCTTTGCGTCACCAATGCCATGAAGGAAGATCTGCAGAAAAACTGGAGTATTAA GGCTACAACCCTTTATGACAAGCCTCCATCAATATTTAAAGAAGCCATCTTGGATGATCAGCACAGGTTGTATGTGAAGCTTGCCAAGGATCATTCACTGTTTAG GAGAGAGCCTGTAGGTGATCCTACCGAGGAAAGAACTGCATTCACAGAGCTGGATCAGAGTACAAGGACTGCGAGACACATCACTCACCGCCCTGCTTTACTGCTTAGTAGCACCAGCTGGACAG AAGATGAAGACTTCTCCATTCTTCTGAAGGCTCTCGAAG ATTATGAACAGTTTATCAACAATGGGGCCACATTGCCTTCGCTGGTGTGTGTCATAACAG gCAGAGGTCCTCTGAAAGAATACTACAAAACACAGATTAATAAAATGCACTTCAAACATGTTCAGATTTGCACACCGTGGTTGGAAGCAGAAGATTATCCAGTCTTGCTAG GATCTGCTGACCTTGGGGTGTGTCTCCACAAATCGTCCAGTGGCCTTGACCTTCCTATGAAGGTGGTGGACATGTTTGGCTGctgtctccctgtctgtgctATACATTTCAAATG CTTGCATGAACTTGTGAAGCATGAAGTGAATGGATTGATATTTAAAGACTCACAAGAATTGGCTGAACAGCTAAAG ACACTGCTGGCTGACTTTCCTAGCACTCACAGCAAGCTGAGTACCTTCAGGAGGAACCTCAGGGAGTCTAGACAGCTTCGGTGGGATGAGAGTTGGGACCAGACTATTCTTCCTCTTCTGACAGCTGACGCGTAG